The DNA window AGCTATTTCAGGGCATATTCATGAAGCTAGAGGGTTAGATAAAATAGGGGAAAGTTTAATAATCAATCCTGGACCAGTTTTCCAAAATTGCTATGCGATTATAGAGGTTAACTCAAAAGTTAAAGCCAACTTGTTAAGCTTTTAAATTTTTAACTTAAAAAGATAAAAGAGTATTAAATAATAAGTTTTGGAAGGGAGTTAAATGAGCGAGCAAATTCAAGTTAAAAAAGGGGATTTTACTTTAATACATTATACATGTAAAGTTGAGGAAAGCGGAGAAATAGTTGATACAACAATAGAGGAAACTGCTAAAAAAGCAGGGCTTTATAAAGAAGGCTATAAATATGGGCCTTTATTTATTATTGTTGGGGAGGGTTGGATTCCTAAAGGGTTAGATGAAGGTTTAATAGGCTTAACTGTTGGGAAACCTGCTGTTATAAAAGTTCCACCAGAGAAAGGTTATGGCTTAAGAGATCCATCTAAAATAAAGCTTATTCCCATTAGAAAATTTAAAAAAGAAGGTGTAAACCCCACTCTAGGAATGCGTGTTGAAATCGATAATAAATTAGCTTTAGTTAGAGCTGTAGGCGCTGGGAGAGTTCAAGTTGATTTTAATCATCCTTTATCTGGAAGAACTCTTGTTTACGAAGTTTCTATAGAGAAAATTCTTGAGGATAATGTTGAGAAAGCTAAAGCTTTAATTAATAAGCATATTC is part of the Candidatus Bathyarchaeota archaeon genome and encodes:
- a CDS encoding peptidylprolyl isomerase, whose product is MSEQIQVKKGDFTLIHYTCKVEESGEIVDTTIEETAKKAGLYKEGYKYGPLFIIVGEGWIPKGLDEGLIGLTVGKPAVIKVPPEKGYGLRDPSKIKLIPIRKFKKEGVNPTLGMRVEIDNKLALVRAVGAGRVQVDFNHPLSGRTLVYEVSIEKILEDNVEKAKALINKHIPDVSGEKFKVSFINNSIEIEVPEEAFFIEGLQLAKRSISLDMVKYFNWVKNIRFIECYEKRGGEGEQKREEPLKDK